One genomic region from Bacteroidota bacterium encodes:
- a CDS encoding DMT family transporter: protein MPNVFTPGVRMMLLAALIFAVMQAFVKRVEDLHVLEIVFFRSIVTAAMCIAYLKAHGIPMLGKQRPLLVLRAVVGVISMTLFFYTIQRMPLGASVSLKYLSPVFAAVFAYPVLKERIRPIQWLFIAGAFAGVLLLRGFDARIDSFNLMLGLIGAVFGGLVYVLIRKIGKAEHPMVIINYFMVLSTVVTGIGMIPFWEMPAARDFTYLIVVGVLGYFGQVYMTKALQLELASRVTPVKYMEVIYSLIIGLIWFGEVYSLLSLTGILLIVISMLSNLIVKQRFVKKAAA from the coding sequence TTGCCCAACGTATTTACGCCCGGTGTACGCATGATGCTCTTGGCTGCATTGATCTTTGCAGTCATGCAGGCTTTTGTAAAACGCGTCGAGGATTTGCACGTCCTTGAAATCGTGTTTTTCCGCTCAATCGTTACGGCCGCCATGTGTATTGCCTATCTCAAAGCACACGGTATTCCGATGCTGGGCAAGCAACGTCCCTTGCTGGTGTTACGGGCTGTTGTGGGGGTGATATCGATGACGCTGTTTTTTTATACGATACAGCGCATGCCGCTGGGGGCTTCCGTTTCACTGAAATACTTGTCGCCCGTCTTTGCAGCCGTGTTTGCATATCCGGTGCTTAAAGAGCGTATCAGGCCCATACAGTGGCTCTTTATTGCGGGCGCTTTTGCCGGCGTATTGCTCTTGCGAGGGTTTGATGCCCGCATCGATTCGTTCAACCTGATGCTCGGACTGATCGGGGCCGTGTTTGGTGGACTGGTGTATGTATTGATACGAAAAATTGGCAAGGCTGAGCATCCTATGGTGATCATCAATTACTTCATGGTGTTGTCTACTGTGGTAACAGGCATCGGTATGATTCCATTCTGGGAAATGCCGGCAGCGCGTGATTTTACCTACCTGATTGTTGTTGGGGTGCTCGGCTATTTTGGCCAGGTCTACATGACAAAAGCACTCCAACTCGAATTAGCAAGCCGGGTTACGCCTGTAAAATATATGGAAGTGATTTATTCGCTCATCATAGGACTCATCTGGTTTGGTGAAGTGTATAGTTTGCTGAGCTTGACCGGCATACTGCTGATTGTTATTAGTATGTTATCCAATCTGATCGTAAAACAAAGATTTGTAAAAAAAGCAGCAGCTTGA